A DNA window from Roseovarius sp. Pro17 contains the following coding sequences:
- a CDS encoding HAMP domain-containing sensor histidine kinase has protein sequence MSINTKRQPHHAELQELDADSGSEDFEEFVYLLSHDIRNSVRALLELPQWIREDLAATGHRIDGSLAESFDLMDTQTRRLDRMLVDLLAYSRIGRKQSVQSMNLAETIREIITELRPPKGFQITCDLDCMTVQMGEQDIFTLLTALISNAIKHHHKEGGIIQIKSWSEGRDCVIRVQDDGPGIPERQRERVFAAMTTLKPRDEVEGSGMGLPIVRKIVAVYGGRVSYGSIHDGSGTALEIRLGAGLSRI, from the coding sequence ATGAGCATCAATACCAAACGCCAACCCCACCACGCAGAATTGCAAGAGCTTGACGCGGATTCCGGCTCCGAGGATTTTGAAGAATTCGTTTACCTGCTGAGCCACGACATTCGCAACTCCGTGCGCGCCTTGCTGGAATTGCCACAGTGGATCAGAGAAGATTTGGCCGCCACAGGTCATCGCATCGATGGATCACTGGCCGAGAGCTTTGATCTTATGGACACCCAGACGCGGCGGTTGGATCGCATGTTGGTGGACTTGCTGGCCTATTCTCGCATCGGGCGCAAACAATCTGTGCAATCCATGAATTTGGCAGAGACGATCCGCGAGATCATCACTGAATTGCGTCCGCCAAAAGGTTTCCAAATCACGTGCGATCTGGATTGCATGACCGTTCAGATGGGAGAGCAGGACATTTTTACATTGCTGACGGCGCTGATCTCCAACGCGATCAAGCATCATCACAAGGAAGGTGGGATTATTCAAATAAAGTCTTGGAGCGAGGGAAGGGATTGCGTCATTCGCGTCCAAGACGATGGCCCCGGCATTCCCGAACGGCAGCGCGAGCGGGTCTTCGCCGCCATGACGACCCTCAAACCGCGCGATGAAGTCGAAGGTAGTGGAATGGGATTACCCATCGTTCGCAAGATCGTCGCCGTCTATGGCGGGCGCGTGAGCTATGGCAGTATCCATGACGGCTCGGGCACAGCTTTGGAAATACGCCTCGGCGCTGGGCTTTCGCGTATCTAA
- a CDS encoding DoxX family protein yields the protein MTDVMNLAGRILIAFLFFAGAIQKVVDPAAAQTMIASIGLPVAFIWPIALFNLVAAVCLVIGPGIGRWALIMAVYCIFTSWFHWQLRADPWQVTIMAKNWSIAGGLLILAAQGPGRFSIFR from the coding sequence ATGACTGACGTTATGAACCTCGCAGGGCGGATTCTGATTGCGTTTCTCTTCTTTGCAGGCGCAATTCAGAAAGTTGTGGATCCGGCAGCAGCGCAGACGATGATCGCCTCAATCGGACTGCCTGTTGCGTTCATCTGGCCTATTGCGCTTTTCAATCTGGTCGCCGCAGTCTGTTTGGTGATCGGTCCGGGGATCGGCCGCTGGGCGCTGATCATGGCAGTCTACTGCATTTTCACCAGTTGGTTTCACTGGCAACTCCGCGCCGACCCATGGCAAGTGACGATCATGGCAAAGAACTGGTCGATTGCCGGGGGTCTGCTGATCCTCGCCGCACAGGGGCCGGGCCGCTTCTCAATATTTCGCTGA
- a CDS encoding integrase core domain-containing protein — protein MFIERLWRSLKQEAVNLHEITDGFQVKRIINNWIGFYKLERSHTALDKRTAAAAYFIQAMAQ, from the coding sequence ATGTTTATCGAACGCCTTTGGCGATCTCTGAAACAGGAGGCCGTCAATCTGCACGAGATCACCGATGGATTCCAAGTCAAGCGGATCATTAACAATTGGATCGGTTTCTACAAATTAGAGCGCTCTCATACTGCCCTTGATAAGCGCACGGCCGCCGCTGCATATTTCATCCAAGCGATGGCACAATAA
- a CDS encoding YihY/virulence factor BrkB family protein — MNAKSSQDPRRETVMTHGVLSENPEELFHGKGWRVARAVLREAILRLWNDDAFGLAGNIAFRALLALFPFLIFTSAMTAFIGDRSMANDLVDFLIAIVPSPLIEPIVSEVEKVMTVPRGGVLSVGILLTIWFAVGGVDGVRVGLNRAYGIRETRSVFIVYGVQVAIIVLASLALVLVGYLLVFAPRAGSWLHALIPGFDPASVTVRLIRFPASATIFVVALFAAHVILPARRTTFSNIWPGVVFTAAAWTVLATAFSFYVGSFGTYASYYAGMAGIIAALYFMYLAALLLIFGGELNRALRIRRLARALSD, encoded by the coding sequence ATGAATGCCAAGTCGAGTCAGGACCCGCGGCGCGAGACCGTTATGACCCACGGGGTTCTTAGCGAGAACCCAGAAGAGCTGTTCCACGGCAAGGGATGGCGTGTCGCGCGGGCCGTCCTGCGGGAAGCGATCCTGAGGCTTTGGAACGACGATGCGTTCGGACTGGCGGGCAACATCGCCTTCCGCGCCCTGCTGGCGCTTTTTCCGTTTCTGATCTTTACCAGCGCGATGACGGCCTTCATAGGGGACCGGTCGATGGCCAACGATCTCGTCGATTTTTTGATCGCTATCGTGCCGTCACCCCTGATCGAACCGATTGTGTCAGAGGTCGAAAAGGTGATGACGGTCCCGCGCGGCGGCGTCCTCAGCGTCGGTATCCTGCTAACGATCTGGTTCGCGGTGGGGGGCGTCGACGGTGTCCGTGTCGGGCTGAACCGCGCCTACGGAATCCGCGAAACGCGATCAGTGTTCATAGTCTATGGGGTTCAGGTCGCTATAATCGTCCTCGCCAGCCTCGCTCTCGTGCTGGTCGGCTACCTTCTGGTTTTCGCGCCACGGGCCGGGTCGTGGCTGCACGCGCTCATACCGGGTTTCGATCCCGCGTCGGTTACGGTCAGGTTGATCCGCTTTCCTGCTTCGGCGACCATTTTCGTGGTCGCGCTCTTTGCGGCGCATGTGATTCTGCCCGCGCGCCGCACCACGTTTTCCAACATATGGCCGGGGGTAGTTTTTACCGCAGCCGCATGGACGGTCCTTGCCACTGCCTTTTCGTTTTACGTGGGGAGCTTTGGCACCTACGCCAGCTACTATGCCGGCATGGCGGGGATCATCGCTGCCCTCTACTTCATGTATCTTGCGGCGCTTCTCCTGATCTTCGGGGGTGAGCTTAATCGAGCGCTCCGGATCAGGCGTCTTGCCCGAGCCCTGAGCGACTGA
- a CDS encoding HAMP domain-containing sensor histidine kinase translates to MSDRTHFWQVQGIVSRLRLVFLGISLVLLGALAVGVVQLRTLSRSVDQLAHSSVPVFVSAADTERNLKSLLLLLQRVDGVNRIEDLGPLSVQLTERLSILRTNIREFFDTERSPNILTNMTQALDKIDQGTTKILAETRAVLLYDNALAQKTQNLRDIGVSLRVLLEDVSFETANSANFTLQTNPARVTTGSDEVERQYHHDLVVAHAFTEIALAVEAIIDTAVSLRNISGENELERAANTLQFKLRGVVGLVAQLEKGTARTDMASKILHIRDLIFDDEGIRNAVRELQVRRANLDADKLTQLTPVEAISNLSNQLTDAARAQIEDAKQGLTTATRQMSIILALSMFFSLMVIYWAMIFVVERQINRRMARLTNAVVAIAAGQTSYRVDVSGPDELGKMASALDVFKLNAHELHRSNAELEKFAYVAAHDLRAPLRAIQDLTEWTLEDPDNVFCEEGRENMSLVKQRIDRLNQLLQDLLEYARVGKDADHLVEVSISSVVKQTAEFLDPNGDFPVIFLGPCDCVVTYATPLRQILLNLINNAIKHHDKKTGQITVKVEFMADCFSCSVHDDGPGIPAKYHDKIFGLFQTLRPRDEVEGSGLGLAIIRKLLEYHDGKIRVQSDPDVHRGTRFVFEMPAKLVATQSLDQAA, encoded by the coding sequence ATGTCAGACCGAACCCATTTCTGGCAGGTGCAGGGCATCGTCTCCCGACTTCGTTTGGTGTTCTTGGGAATTTCGCTCGTTCTGCTTGGGGCATTGGCCGTCGGCGTCGTTCAATTGCGCACGCTCAGCCGTTCAGTGGATCAATTGGCGCATTCTTCGGTGCCGGTCTTCGTAAGTGCGGCAGACACCGAGCGAAACCTGAAGAGCTTGCTGCTGCTGTTGCAGCGGGTGGACGGAGTCAATCGGATTGAGGACCTTGGTCCCTTATCCGTACAATTGACCGAAAGGCTTTCAATACTTCGAACGAACATCCGCGAGTTTTTTGATACAGAACGCTCGCCGAACATCCTTACCAATATGACGCAGGCTCTGGACAAGATCGATCAGGGCACGACGAAAATTCTCGCCGAGACACGGGCTGTATTGCTCTACGATAACGCCCTTGCGCAAAAGACACAAAACCTGCGGGATATTGGGGTGTCCTTGCGTGTGCTGCTCGAAGATGTCTCATTTGAGACGGCGAATTCTGCAAATTTCACCCTTCAGACGAATCCGGCTCGTGTGACAACCGGGTCCGATGAAGTCGAGCGACAGTACCATCACGATCTGGTAGTCGCCCACGCTTTTACCGAAATTGCACTGGCGGTCGAAGCGATTATCGACACGGCTGTTTCCTTGCGCAACATATCTGGGGAAAATGAGCTTGAGAGGGCTGCGAACACGCTGCAGTTCAAGCTGCGTGGCGTTGTCGGTCTTGTCGCGCAATTGGAAAAAGGCACTGCGCGGACAGACATGGCAAGCAAGATCTTGCACATACGCGATCTTATCTTTGACGACGAGGGAATCCGGAACGCGGTCCGGGAACTTCAGGTGCGTCGGGCAAACCTTGACGCCGACAAGCTAACCCAACTTACCCCGGTGGAGGCTATCTCCAACCTGTCCAATCAGCTCACGGATGCCGCCCGCGCGCAGATCGAGGATGCCAAACAGGGCCTGACCACGGCCACGCGGCAAATGTCGATCATTCTGGCGCTGTCAATGTTCTTTTCGCTGATGGTCATCTACTGGGCGATGATCTTTGTGGTGGAGCGGCAGATCAACAGAAGAATGGCGCGTCTGACGAACGCCGTCGTCGCGATTGCGGCCGGCCAGACGTCTTACCGTGTCGATGTCTCTGGCCCTGATGAACTGGGCAAGATGGCAAGTGCGCTTGACGTGTTCAAGCTGAACGCACACGAGCTGCACCGCTCTAACGCAGAGCTGGAAAAATTTGCGTATGTTGCGGCGCATGATCTGCGCGCCCCACTGCGGGCCATTCAAGATCTGACAGAATGGACGCTGGAGGACCCCGACAACGTCTTTTGCGAGGAAGGGCGCGAAAACATGTCGCTCGTGAAACAGCGCATTGATCGGCTTAACCAGTTGTTGCAGGATCTGCTGGAATACGCCCGCGTCGGCAAGGATGCCGATCACTTGGTTGAGGTTTCAATCAGCTCCGTCGTTAAACAAACAGCGGAGTTTTTGGATCCGAATGGCGATTTCCCAGTTATATTTTTGGGCCCATGTGATTGCGTCGTGACCTATGCAACGCCCCTTCGTCAGATCCTTCTCAATCTGATCAACAATGCCATCAAACATCACGACAAAAAGACTGGCCAGATTACTGTCAAAGTAGAATTCATGGCCGATTGTTTTTCATGTTCTGTGCACGATGACGGGCCAGGGATTCCTGCGAAATATCACGACAAGATATTTGGTCTGTTCCAGACCCTGCGGCCCCGTGATGAGGTTGAAGGAAGTGGTCTGGGCCTCGCGATCATTCGAAAGTTGCTGGAGTATCATGATGGCAAGATCCGCGTTCAATCCGATCCGGATGTCCATCGTGGCACCCGGTTCGTGTTCGAAATGCCTGCCAAACTCGTAGCAACACAATCATTGGACCAGGCCGCATAG
- a CDS encoding extracellular solute-binding protein produces the protein MKNNHPPRDAWTRRDALLGMTAASLCGLSAASATAAPDSALHDVVARRVRELAGGRKLKLRLLLPNGSGGNVNPVIAYFTQMTGVDVQSFETNVDAINTELLLDTLSASRKYDVALPATFGLPDLVAADAILPITDFANQYEPPGFRDKILFGVGDSFDDKLYGFQTDGDAYMMFYHKGMLENLDEQMRFEDTFGQRLSIPQTWQDLDRQMAFFNRPDEGQWGGFLFRTPGYVASEWWVRFHAKGIWPFSSEMEPQIASPAGVEALEEMIRASEHLCPEASNIGLFENWERFGRGDIFCNIGWGGTQKYLNGPNSAMRGNMLYGPTPGGIVDGKLLVTPYFNWGWNYVVTSNSELPEIAYLFALFASTPQMSTLAVRQKDGFFDPFRPEHYEDEGIEAAYTPEFLSVHRASLEAAIPDLYLQNQGEYFRVLTEWLSRALSGETPPQKALDRVAQRWRLITNASGPSVQQERWMRLRNKYPAPIRDALGDIA, from the coding sequence ATGAAAAACAACCATCCTCCTCGGGACGCGTGGACGCGCCGTGATGCGTTGTTGGGCATGACGGCAGCAAGCCTATGCGGGTTATCTGCGGCGTCGGCGACAGCCGCGCCTGATAGTGCGTTGCATGATGTTGTGGCGCGGCGCGTGCGTGAGCTGGCGGGTGGGCGAAAACTGAAGCTGCGGCTTCTGCTTCCCAATGGCTCGGGTGGCAACGTCAATCCAGTAATTGCCTATTTCACGCAGATGACTGGTGTAGATGTGCAGTCATTCGAGACGAATGTCGACGCGATCAACACCGAACTTTTGCTGGATACTTTAAGCGCGTCGCGAAAATACGATGTGGCGCTCCCCGCGACATTCGGTCTGCCCGACCTCGTGGCGGCCGACGCGATTTTGCCAATCACAGACTTTGCAAATCAGTATGAGCCGCCCGGTTTTCGCGACAAAATCTTGTTTGGGGTTGGCGACAGCTTCGACGACAAGCTGTACGGATTCCAGACCGATGGCGACGCCTACATGATGTTCTACCACAAGGGGATGCTGGAAAACCTAGACGAGCAGATGCGCTTTGAAGACACGTTCGGACAGCGCCTGTCGATACCCCAGACGTGGCAAGACCTTGATCGACAAATGGCTTTTTTCAACCGACCCGACGAGGGCCAATGGGGCGGTTTTCTTTTCAGAACGCCGGGATATGTCGCGTCGGAATGGTGGGTCAGGTTTCACGCCAAAGGGATCTGGCCGTTCTCGTCTGAAATGGAGCCTCAAATTGCCTCTCCAGCCGGTGTTGAAGCCCTGGAAGAAATGATCCGTGCGTCCGAGCACCTTTGTCCAGAAGCATCCAATATCGGCCTGTTCGAAAACTGGGAGCGGTTCGGGCGCGGGGATATTTTTTGTAATATCGGCTGGGGTGGAACGCAGAAATACCTCAATGGCCCCAACTCCGCGATGCGCGGAAATATGCTGTATGGCCCGACACCCGGCGGGATCGTCGATGGAAAGCTCTTAGTGACGCCCTACTTCAATTGGGGCTGGAATTACGTCGTGACCAGCAATAGCGAGCTGCCCGAAATCGCCTACCTGTTCGCCCTCTTTGCCTCAACACCCCAGATGTCGACGCTAGCCGTTCGGCAGAAGGATGGCTTTTTCGACCCCTTCCGCCCCGAACATTACGAAGACGAGGGGATCGAGGCCGCCTACACGCCGGAGTTTTTATCTGTGCACCGCGCAAGTCTGGAGGCCGCCATTCCGGACCTGTACCTGCAAAATCAAGGTGAATATTTTCGAGTCCTCACCGAATGGCTTAGCCGCGCGCTGTCAGGCGAGACGCCGCCGCAAAAAGCGCTGGACCGCGTGGCGCAAAGGTGGCGACTGATCACGAACGCGTCAGGGCCGTCCGTTCAGCAAGAGCGATGGATGCGCTTGCGTAATAAATATCCAGCGCCAATCCGTGACGCACTCGGGGATATTGCCTGA
- a CDS encoding L,D-transpeptidase, with translation MLTRRHFVTSAAALFSAPISGAVWAAPTSDRSKWSKWDAQVTPANYDPATSNPWGFNPRFLPQRVEANAGLTPGDIHVDAVARYLYHIRDDGTAMRYGVAIARGNLYEPGTYTIRRKARWPTWTPTAAMIKRDPGIYTQHADGMNGGPNNPLGSRAFYLFVGNRDTYLRIHGSPQPRSIGGRASSGCVRMVMAHINSLYEHVSTGSTAYLYPPEDRVSARS, from the coding sequence ATGCTGACCAGACGCCATTTCGTAACTTCGGCTGCGGCTCTATTTTCGGCCCCCATTTCCGGCGCTGTTTGGGCTGCCCCAACATCTGACAGATCAAAATGGTCGAAATGGGATGCTCAGGTAACGCCTGCGAATTATGACCCCGCCACGTCAAATCCTTGGGGTTTCAATCCGCGCTTCTTGCCTCAGCGTGTTGAGGCGAATGCCGGCCTCACTCCCGGGGATATTCATGTCGATGCAGTGGCGAGATATCTCTATCATATCCGCGACGACGGCACCGCGATGCGGTACGGGGTCGCGATCGCACGCGGGAATCTCTATGAACCGGGCACCTATACGATCCGCCGAAAGGCCAGATGGCCAACATGGACTCCGACTGCCGCCATGATAAAGCGCGATCCTGGCATTTATACCCAGCACGCTGACGGCATGAACGGTGGACCAAATAACCCACTCGGATCGCGCGCCTTTTACCTGTTTGTTGGCAATCGGGACACCTACTTGCGTATCCACGGCTCACCCCAACCACGCTCTATCGGAGGCCGGGCCAGTTCAGGGTGTGTTCGCATGGTCATGGCACATATCAACAGTCTTTATGAACATGTCTCGACCGGATCGACGGCCTATTTGTACCCGCCCGAAGATCGGGTCTCGGCCCGAAGCTGA